A window of Natrinema salifodinae contains these coding sequences:
- a CDS encoding CrcB family protein, translating into MTADHPLVRLETLALIAVGGFAGSNLRLFAMDLLPDVPSIVLVNAVGSAVLGLLVYEAEYTGLVGSRSRLVFTTGFLSSLTTYSTFALQTAFASSPLAMLGIVAANYGLGFTGVLAGRGLARRLSHVPAAGGETA; encoded by the coding sequence ATGACCGCCGATCACCCGCTCGTTCGACTCGAAACGCTCGCCTTGATCGCCGTCGGCGGCTTCGCCGGCTCGAACCTCCGCCTGTTCGCGATGGACCTGCTCCCGGACGTTCCCTCGATCGTCCTCGTCAACGCCGTCGGGAGCGCCGTCCTCGGACTGCTGGTCTACGAGGCCGAGTACACCGGCCTGGTCGGCTCGCGGAGCCGCCTGGTCTTTACCACCGGATTCCTCTCGTCGCTGACGACCTACAGCACGTTCGCGCTCCAGACCGCGTTCGCGTCGTCCCCGCTCGCGATGCTTGGAATCGTTGCCGCCAATTACGGGCTCGGGTTCACCGGGGTCCTCGCGGGACGCGGGCTCGCACGCCGGCTCAGTCACGTGCCAGCCGCTGGCGGTGAGACGGCGTGA
- the crcB gene encoding fluoride efflux transporter CrcB → MSWSASAGETAWHLAALVTFDPDPAHVVGTGGAIGALLRYWVSQRVAGDGFPLSTFLVNVVGSFVFGLAVFAGAGESTLRLVGTGICGSFTTFSSFSVETVRRYERGDRALAVANAAANLLASLAAIGLAWSLVAVGSL, encoded by the coding sequence GTGAGCTGGAGTGCGAGCGCGGGCGAGACCGCGTGGCACCTCGCGGCACTCGTCACGTTCGACCCCGACCCGGCCCACGTCGTCGGCACGGGCGGCGCGATCGGGGCGCTCCTCCGGTACTGGGTCTCCCAACGAGTGGCCGGCGACGGGTTTCCGCTGTCGACGTTCCTCGTCAACGTCGTCGGCAGTTTCGTCTTCGGCCTGGCCGTCTTCGCGGGCGCCGGCGAGTCGACGCTTCGCCTGGTCGGCACCGGGATCTGCGGCTCGTTTACGACCTTCTCCTCGTTCTCGGTCGAGACGGTGCGACGCTACGAACGCGGCGACCGCGCCCTCGCGGTCGCCAACGCCGCAGCCAACCTCCTCGCCTCGCTCGCGGCGATCGGCCTGGCGTGGAGCCTCGTCGCCGTCGGGTCCCTCTGA